CCTGCCACCTCTGATGGCTGCAGGGCAAAACCTACAAGACCCCTGCATATCAAAGAGAGGAGGGCCCCATAGCCCCTTTTCCATTTTGGGGGTGGCTGAGATGTTGCAAATACAGCAGGTATACAAACCAGGCCCTAGATAATCCTTCAGAGGTCTCTGCGTATGGGCTCCTCGAATGTTCTGAGAATCACTGACTGCATTATCTATTGAATGAGCTAATAATGCTGAAGGTGAATATAGTGGGATGCTCTGAGACAAGAAGGCCTGGCAATGGCAAGATCAAAAGTGGATGGTACACTTACAACTGGTATGGCATAAGCTATGGTGCCCATCTTCAGGAGGTAGCTACGGGGATCTGGCCATCTGAaaccatttgtggttgaggttacaCCAGATGATGAGCATATAATGCAAGTGAGGCTGAAATACACcctgtctcttgttgcagtgcaTGCTCCTACTGAGATGTGTGAAACTAAAGAGGAGTTGTTTTATCTCAAGATGGTGAAAGGCTTTGGATTTGTCCATAAGTTTGCAGAGAAAGTCTCAAATTGAttcaatgtgctcagcacccttgaggaTTCTGTAGatttgtgggataccttcaaatgtGAAACTCTTAACCCCTTGAATATGAGGATGCGCATACTGGGTTGATGGCATGAAGAAAGGTGGGTGGCAAAGGCTATTTGGGTGGCAGGGAACAACAGAGCAGCAGAAACAACGGTGGTTCCAAGCTTGTACAGACAGCATCCTCACCACACACTATGGATGCCTGCGAATATTTGTGCATCTGGCCTATTGTGACACCATGATGGGCGCATAGTACAGGGCGGGGGCAGCACAGTCAGTGTACACAGCAGATTTAGGCCATTCTTTGCCTCCACCTCGCATAGAACGGGTTCAACTTGCGTGCTTTGAGTTTGTGGGTTGAACTTTTAGATTCCACGTAGTAGGCATTTCACACAGCGTGAAGACACGTAGTGGGTGTGCCTACGGTACTTGGTTCGGTATTGAGTTGACATTCTAAGTATCCCGCCAAGGGTAGAGTAGTGGTTTGTTTACACAAAATTCCCACACTtcctaccctccccccttcctcactGCCATCCTAACGCTCTGCCCCAGCTGGGCCGAGGTGAGACAGGTGGGGAGAAGGCTGGATGGGCTATGGAACCCAAGCTGTATGTACTCCTCAAACTTCAGTAAATAGTCGCCACCCTAACAGCTTATAGGCCTACCTACAACCAGGTCAATAATATTAGCAATACTTAAGTAATTAGATGACATTTCAAATATTCTGCCATGGGTAGAGAAGCTGTTTCCACAgtttctctgcttcctaccaAGCTTACTGCTACATCTAGCAGACAGCAGTTGGTTTGCAAAATGGTATCCCAAAACAACAGCCCCCTCACAATATTCCTGAAGCAACTCCTACAGGCAACCATTTACTGGAAATAGCAATTATAGTTGaatgaaacattcacagaaagttagaagatgcagcagaggtgacacAAGCCACTCATATGTGTCCATTGTTTACACTGTCCCCCTCCAACATAACCCCTGGGGGTGTTTGGCTAAGCCTGCCATCTTGGCAAAACTTGGTGGCTCAATTTCGTAACATTGCACTATGTTGTGTGGCTAAAAGGTCAACCAAATGCAGAGCTGGGGTGAGGCAAGCTCATGAAGACAGGCagtgtaagggaggaggggaggaggcacgGGAACACTGCTCTATCAGTGCTAGGATCTTTGAATAATATTTTATTTTACTAGTTAAGCGAGACTGATGATATACACTTTCCCGAAAtttgtattttttggggggtttagcTTGTACTGCTTGAATTGGCAACAGTGTACCTGAGTCAcacaaaacaatgcaaatggaGGTTGGGCcgatgttgcgagaaatacctcgtCGTAGAATTAAGTCACACTGCTGTCGTCATTACACATGCGCACCGGGGAACATACAGCAGGAAAACATGTtaatttgccttattttgttCTGGTTTATCCATGTGTGATATATGTAATGATTGATATTCCCTGCAAGACAACACCAcaccagaccaacagaccaaacaaACAGGAACTGAGTGATCATCAACGAGAGGGAATTCTTACTGAAATCTGCCCTACTCATTTGTTATAAAGCCTTCTCCTGATTAAAAGCATTTCTCTGATGTTTGTGCCATACATTGGAGCCGAACAGGACATGCTAATGATAGCGGTGAGCGAAATACAGAAAAAGTAAGCAGATTGAACCTCTCTCCGTGAGCTATTTTGCGACTGTGAGCTGATTCCCACAACAGTAGGGGCGAATGCTCAATAGTGGTCATATCTTAGTCCTGGTGGTGATCATAAATGACTAATCCCATCATAAGTTAGTCCCGCCTTACGACTGACCACTGCCGTCCATGTTCAGCCGAGTCACGGGCAGACATAAGGAGGGACTAAGGGTTAGTCAATCAAAATTAGTACCTTCGGTGTATACCGTGCAGGGATAACTTTTTTGGCATTTTTTAAGTGAAAAAAGTGcgcgttatcatcatcatttcatcaatgcctgctcctaggagctcccaccaggggatggccacggcagaagagtttccatctttctctatccagacactccctccttgcctgctcaaaatttctcaaggatctttcacccctctccctaacatactcttgcaccctatctttccatttcactggagatcgtcctctaacattccctccctctatatcACTCACATGCACCCTtatggtcatcttactctcctccattcgctccatgtgacctAATTCAGCCAAGCACCAGTTCACCAAATCAAATTTTCCACTAAATTGAGATAATGCATTTTCTGCCCCCCACAGCCCGATGACACTTTGCCCTGAGACCTCTCTGCAGCTCAGCCTGACCATCTCCATAATTTTCTGAAGCTTAGCCATGATTTCACTTTAGaaataatattagtagtagttgtagtacttgtagtacaggttgagaatcccttatccgaAATTCCTGAAACAAAGTGTTGTGGATTTcagaatattatttttttaatcaaaATAATGTGAAAACTGAAATAGGGGATTATTCATGAGAGGGTAGCCTATCAATTTTGAGATGCTTACTGcttttctggacaaaatatgatgctgtttataaTGGAGATAccggtaactcgatttacgcgagtttggtttatgcattttttaaataacgcggggtccaaaatccaaataaatgtttaatctacacgttttttttcacttatacacaatATATTATGGAGTGGCTACCAGATGTCTcaagcaactggactcacatgacgccgcagccacacagctgagctcagttcttcccgcgcgccacttgaacaacaatacaatacccatgctgccacactactcaacaataggggtggacaggtactggtaccagtaccggtactaacggtaccagctatacggtatggtaccagtgtggtgtcatgagacatccggctataataagacatcccatcctgatctgcacaTGTGCGgaacccaatgtttacaaacacagtgttgatatcgtcgtttgtcccaggcaagatggcggcaagacaccaTGGCAGCTTttttgacatacaaggggtgtaggttacctcattcaccacatttactgacatacaaggggtgtaggttacctcattcaccacatttactgacatacaaggggtgtaggttacctcattcaccacatttactgacatacaaggggtgcaggttacctcatcacatttactgacatacaaggggtgtaggttacctcatttatcacatttactgacatacaaggggtgtaggttacctcatttatcacatttactgacatacaaggggtgtaggttgtctcatttatcacatttactgacatacaaggggtgtaggttacctcatttatcacatttactgacatacaaggggtgtaggttgtctcatttatcacatttactgacatacaagaggtgtaggttacctcatttatcacatttactgacatacaaggggtgtaggttgtctcatttatcacatttactgacatacaagaggtgtaggttacctcatttatcacatttactgacatacaaggggtgtaggttgtctcatttatcacatttactgacatacaaggggtgtaggttacctcatttatcacatttactgacatacaaggggtgtaggttgtctcattcaccacatttactgacatacaaggggtgtaggttgtctcatttatcacatttactgacatacaaggggtgtaggttacctcatttatcacatttactgacatacaaggggtgtaggttgtctcatttatcacatttactgacatacaagaggtgtaggttacctcatttatcacatttactgacatacaaggggtgtaggttgtctcatttatcacatttactgacatacaaggggtgtaggttacctcatttatcacatttactgacatacaaggggtgtaggttacctcatttatcacatttactgacatacaaggggtgtaggttgtctcatttatcacatttactgacatacaaggggtgtaggttgtctcatttatcacatttactgacatacaagaggtgtaggttgtctcatttatcacatttactgacatacaagggtgtaggttacctcatttatcacatttactgacatacaaggggtgtaggttgtctcatttatcacatttactgacatacaaggggtgtaggttgtctcatttatcacatttactgacatacaaggggtgtaggttgtctcatttatcacattttctgacatacaagaggtgtaggttacctcatttatcacatttactgacatatgtCATAGGTGTAGGTAATCTAATTTATCactataaaaagataaagaataaacttAGGTGGGACATTTCATGATAGGCAGTCAAcaaaagacatggtaccgtgtcatagctcatccaccctctgtttgtaaacaaagcccacgcgtgcgcagatcaggatgggatgttttattatagcggctgtctcatgacaccacaccggtaccagactgctcggtactggtaccaatactagccagtcgctcatggtgtccctcatttcttcctcacacgagtgaggctgagacttgatgcctgagtggatatctcggagatatggatattctctctctctctctctctctctctctctctctctctctctctctctctccactgaatgaagtgaatatttatttttcgatagaaacctaccgcttgtttgatttatgcgacctcttcaaggacacaatactcgcgtaaatcgagagttacctgtagtatttttctccggaaatcaTTAACCCTTCCattacggcgatcgtatatataagtgcgctatcacacgccccacccatacggggatcatatatgtaagcatcacactctacgctccctacgtttcaaatataccgccagttcttgactcagaagaatggtggaggcatctggcatccgtacagaCTCTCATTCGTCTCAGCGCACGCCCTAccaaaggccacagatcattttcctcttttgttcagaatacatctgtcatgtctcgtgacacgtcaagcagttcctctgctctggGCGGAAGTAGAACGcaggcgaatcaaagtgacagtgactctgatgactgctatggtagtgacattgacagaggagagagagagagagagagagagagagagagagagagagagagagagagagagagagagagagagagagagagagagagagagagagagagagagagagagtgagagagagagagagagagagagagagagagagagagagagagagagagagagagagagagagagagagagagagagagagagagagagagagagagagagagagagagagagagagagagagagagagagagagagagagagagagagagagagagagagagagagagagagagagagagagagagagagagagagagagagagagagagagagagagagagagagagagagagagagagagagagagagagagagagagagagagagagagagagagagagagagagagagagagagagagagagagagagagagagagagagagagagagagagagagagagagagagagagagagagagagagagagagagagagagagagagagagagagagagagagagagagagagagagagagagagagagagagagagagagagagagagagagagagagagtgtgagagtgtgtgtgtgtggggtgcttCCATGCGACGCGTCACGGCctcgagaaaatgcgcaatattttcggctgtcataacttatttattgttattaggagagaagttttattacaccaccatatatactagacgAATAtgcaattattgcaaagaagaaagacaccatttccacctcttttgaatgtctaaattttccccgtgcacagcatccagagaaatatcaccacccgtactctaagggttaaatgactgacttttcaattGTCTGTTGTGCATCTAccgctgcagccgcaaaatagctcgcagaaagattcaacttgcttactgtttctatatttcactcaccgcttaCAAATATcgcaagtggacaaactagaacaaaaacaggcaaattaatgttgttCCTGCTGTATATTCCCCCAGTGTGCATGTGTATTGAACAGAAGAGagacttatttctgtgaggaggtatttctcgcaacaccgaccCAGTATAGTGGACCGCCGCCACCATGTCCCGTCCTGCTGTGGTGCGTTACATATTTTCACTGCCCCACACTGCCTGCCACATAAATTGAAACTAACCAAATCTAACTTTACGTAcaccatttgttccgtatttggctgtctgaatggttaaggagataaaattcagtattttaaaactgtagtgagtgcATTTACCAGTAAACCACAAGACCAGTCCATaatattatgtttgtcaaggggcgtcctgaaatatgtgtaaaatacATGTCGTAATGtcccttcccacttcctcctgccttcaccatcAGCAGGTAGCGACtttcagtcatggcaggctaaaGAAATTTTAGGCCAGTGTCACAATATGTGGCTCCGCTGCATTTCCTGTACCATGCCACATTGTGCGGCAAAGCCGCACAGTGTGACAGTGGAACTCGTGCATGCATGCTGAGAAACTTGAATAGCCTGACCCATCAAATAACCCTCTTGATGTGTATTCTTACAGCAGCCACTGCTTTCATGTCTAGGACATCTGCTGGTAACTGCTATTTTTTATAACTTTCACAAGGCATACTAATTTGCAGCCCCTTGCAAACAATTTCAGTTTTTAGTTCTTTAAACCCATTATAAATATTACAGGTCATTCTGCTGTCCTTTCTATACACACTGAATATATAAATCCATGTCAAACATTTTGTCAAGACCGGTAGCAGGAGAGCGTCGTGTGGCGTTGCTGGACAGTGTGACCACATGCATAGAACTGTGTGTGTTCTCTCATCACAACCGACGTGATGCGGCGGTGCCACAGCATGCTGCGGCACTGTCTGGCGGATGCGGCGGCACCGCAACAGTGTGACACCTCTCATTTGTTAGTGTTTTCATAATGCAGCGGCGCTGCTGTGGTGCCGCCGCatagtgtgacaccggccttagggttgccacctgttccttaaaatatggatgtgttgcatatttttttagcTCAAAGTGGCAGCCCTAACTGGGAATATtcccattattttctactttgaGCACACTTGTCTTGCGGCGAACAAAATGAACCCACGTTCACGTCTTCGACTGGTAGAAAGAGACAGGCCAGTCCTCGTCGAAGGACCAACTTGGTCAGCTAGGCTGATGTCAACTGATAGTTGGTCGGTtggcatcctccccttcccttcatgagACGTCACCCGGCAAGAGTCTGTGAGGGACCTCAGAGGGATGTACATGTTTGACCCTGACAGCCTCCATATAGGCCATGTTCCCACCCATGAGGtggcaaaaaagaaataaaaagcatCATGTCAGCATTTAAAAAACTTTTGGATTTTGGAATTTtggataaaggattctcaacctgtagtagtagtagtagtagtagtagtaataacagtatagTAGttgtataatagtagtagtatacgaCAACAACAGACTAACACTCAATATGGAGCCAGGTGacggcagttttttttttttttttttttttttttttttacaacaaaggatacagctcaagggtacaaaaaagtaaacaataaaaaaaaagcccactactcgctgctcccaaaaagaatctaaagaggtggccgaaacagaggtcaatttcgggaggagaggtgtccagatacccttctcttgaaagagttcaagttgtaggcaagaggaaatacagaaggaagattgttccagagtttaccagcgtgagggatgaaagagtgaagatgctggttaactcttgcataaggggtttggacagtagagggatgagcatgagtagaaagtcgtgtgcagcggggccgcgggagggggggaggcatgcagttagcaagttcagaagaacagtcagcgtgaaaatatcgatagaagatagaatgagaggcaacatggtggcggaaattaagaggtagaagactatcagtaagaggaggagagctgatgagacgaagagccttagactccactctgtccaagagagctgtgtgagtggagcccccccacacgtgagatgcatactccatacgagggcggacaaggcccctgtatatggatagcaactgagcgggggagaagaactggcagagatgatacagaacgcccaaactcgatgaagatgatttagtgagagaggaaatgtgaagtttccagttaagattttgagttagggatagaccaaggatgtttagtgttgaagatggtgacagctaagtgttgttgaagaataggggataggtgtttggaagattgtgtcgagttgataggtggagaaactgggtttttgaggcattgaaggacacaaggttccttttaccccaatcggaaatgatagtaaggtctgaggttaagtgttctgcagcctccagcctggagtcatgtaattcctgttgagagggtcttctgttgaaagaagttgaataatgcagagtggagtcatcagtgtatgattggataggacagtttgttatggaaagaagatcattgatgaataacaggaagagagtgggtgataggacagagccctgtggaacaccactgttaataggtttaggggaagaacagtgaccgtctaccacagcagagatagaacggccggaaaggaaactggagataaaggaacagggagaaggtcagaattcgaaagagggcagtttgaaaagcaaagacttgtgccagactctatcgagggctttcaatatgtctagcgcaactgaaagATTTTCATTGAAACGGCTAAgataggatgaccaagaatcagttgagagagcaagaagattgccagtagaacgtcccttgcggaactcatactggcgatcagaaagaaggttagaagtggaaaggtgcttttcaattttccggttaaagattgattcaaaagctttagatagacaggaaagtaaagctataggtcggtagtttgagagattggaacggtcacccttcttaggcacaggttgtacgaaggcgtacttccagcaggaaggaaaggtagatgttgataggcagaggtgaaagagtttgaccaggaagggtgtcagcacggaagcacagttttaaggacaataggaggcgctccatcaggtccataagccttctgagagtgaaggccagagagggcataaaaaacatcatttcTAAAAATCTTAatgacaggcataaaggagtgagaggggggatgagtaagaggaatatgcccagaatcgtccagagtggagttgttacagaaagtttgagcgaagagttcagcctgagagatagaagagacggcagtgctgccgtctgggttaagaagaggcgggaaagaggaagaagtgaaattggaggagatatttttggctaagtgccagaagtctttggaagaattagagaaagcaaggtgttgacatttgctatggataaaggaatttttggtaagtcgaagaatagatttggcacgattccgggcgaaaatgtaaaggtcatggttagcgggagtttgaaggctctggtaccttttgtgagctgcctctctgttTTTGACAGCAtgaaaacaagcgtgattaaaccaaggctttttagcatggggagtagagaaagtatgtggaatgtatgcctccattccgagacaatcacctctgtgatgcgctgggcacacacagaggggtctctatcctggaagcagtaatcattccacgggaaatcggaaaagtacatcctcaggtcgtcccaccaagctgaagcaaaatgccagaagcatcgcctcttcggtaggtccagagggtgtacaggagcgataggacagaataaagaaataaggttgtgatcggaggagcccaacagagagaacagtttgacagagtaagcagaagggtttgaggtaaggaagaggtctagtatgttgggccggtctccaagacggtcgggaatacgtgtagggtgctgaaccaactgctctaggtcattgaagagagcaaagttgtagtcttgttcaccaggttggtcagtgaaagaggatgaaagccaaagctggtggtgaacattgaaatctcctaggatggagattgcagtgaagggagagtgggtcaagatgtgctccactttagagttcaggtagtcaaagaattttacatagttagtagagttaggtgagagataaacagcacagatgtatttagtaatagaatgacaatgaagtcttagccagatggtggaaaaatcagaagagtcaaggtcgtgggcacgagagcaagtaatgtTGTTGGGCACGTagaccagctttggattgaaatttaggataaagatagtaggagggaacagagtagagattgctgtcagtagcctcagagacctgtgtttcggtgaggaagagaaggtgaggtttagcaCAAATGTTCCTGATTTAGCAGATTTTTTCTGCTAGATTACATGGCATTAGTGGAATGAAACTTTTTTTGCTAAACTGAGGTTTCTGTTAACCCGTAaagtgtttagtatatatataacgtacctcttagggaagtgtttagtacgtatatatactcatgctcttttgagggcttatatgcccgttatttttgtttgtgtatgtaacattgttcattgatagtaaagaggaataatttgacgtcttcgtatttttaaatggatgttaaatggcctttctgtacatttgtctgcattccaacaaaaatcattatacaagaaggtaagttactttctactaggtaattactccttgactctataatcagtaaggcatgtggaattgtaaattacATTTCAGAGTAATCAAAAATGAAAACTGATCGTCGGAAgcttcatagtgttttgttgaGCTTTGAGAACTACGGTTGTAGTACACACGGCCTTGAAGCGAGTGGTGTTGCCTGAGGCGCATCCAAccattttcttgtacttacaattactgtttattttttagttttttgtgatgtaaagaagtacttatacattactcaTGCTATAGGgttgtgagaagtgtttataatgtcAAGAATATAGGCTCTAAAAAAATTTAAGATAAATTTCCTTTCCTGGCATGACATCGTTAGCTTTGagacggagaaaaataagaggacgaaCACTCTAGGGT
The Eriocheir sinensis breed Jianghai 21 chromosome 12, ASM2467909v1, whole genome shotgun sequence DNA segment above includes these coding regions:
- the LOC126997313 gene encoding uncharacterized protein LOC126997313 isoform X15, whose protein sequence is MAAFLTYKGCRLSHLSHLLTYKGCRLPHLSHLLTYKGCRLSHLSHLLTYKRCRLSHLSHLLTYKRCRLPHLSHLLTYKGCRLSHLSHLLTYKGCRLPHLSHLLTYKGCRLSHSPHLLTYKGCRLSHLSHLLTYKGCRLPHLSHLLTYKGCRLSHLSHLLTYKGCRLPHLSHLLTYKGCRLPHLSHLLTYKGCRLSHLSHLLTYKGCRLSHLSHLLTYKRCRLPHLSHLLTYKGCRLSHLSHLLTYKGCRLSHLSHLLTYKGCRLSHLSHFLTYKRCRLPHLSHLLTYVIGVGNLIYHYKKIKNKLRWDIS
- the LOC126997313 gene encoding uncharacterized protein LOC126997313 isoform X5 — its product is MAAFLTYKGCRLSHLSHLLTYKGCRLPHLSHLLTYKGCRLSHLSHLLTYKRCRLSHLSHLLTYKRCRLPHLSHLLTYKGCRLSHLSHLLTYKGCRLPHLSHLLTYKGCRLSHLSHLLTYKGCRLPHLSHLLTYKGCRLSHLSHLLTYKRCRLPHLSHLLTYKGCRLSHLSHLLTYKGCRLPHLSHLLTYKGCRLPHLSHLLTYKGCRLSHLSHLLTYKGCRLSHLSHLLTYKRCRLPHLSHLLTYKGCRLSHLSHLLTYKGCRLSHLSHLLTYKGCRLSHLSHFLTYKRCRLPHLSHLLTYVIGVGNLIYHYKKIKNKLRWDIS
- the LOC126997313 gene encoding uncharacterized protein LOC126997313 isoform X17, whose protein sequence is MAAFLTYKGCRLSHLSHLLTYKGCRLPHLSHLLTYKGCRLSHLSHLLTYKRCRLSHLSHLLTYKRCRLPHLSHLLTYKGCRLSHLSHLLTYKGCRLPHLSHLLTYKGCRLPHLSHLLTYKGCRLSHLSHLLTYKRCRLPHLSHLLTYKGCRLSHLSHLLTYKGCRLPHLSHLLTYKGCRLPHLSHLLTYKGCRLSHLSHLLTYKGCRLSHLSHLLTYKRCRLPHLSHLLTYKGCRLSHLSHLLTYKGCRLSHLSHLLTYKGCRLSHLSHFLTYKRCRLPHLSHLLTYVIGVGNLIYHYKKIKNKLRWDIS
- the LOC126997313 gene encoding uncharacterized protein LOC126997313 isoform X7, which encodes MAAFLTYKGCRLSHLSHLLTYKGCRLPHLSHLLTYKGCRLSHLSHLLTYKRCRLSHLSHLLTYKRCRLPHLSHLLTYKGCRLSHLSHLLTYKGCRLPHLSHLLTYKGCRLSHSPHLLTYKGCRLSHLSHLLTYKGCRLPHLSHLLTYKGCRLSHLSHLLTYKRCRLSHLSHLLTYKGCRLPHLSHLLTYKGCRLPHLSHLLTYKGCRLSHLSHLLTYKGCRLSHLSHLLTYKRCRLPHLSHLLTYKGCRLSHLSHLLTYKGCRLSHLSHLLTYKGCRLSHLSHFLTYKRCRLPHLSHLLTYVIGVGNLIYHYKKIKNKLRWDIS
- the LOC126997313 gene encoding uncharacterized protein LOC126997313 isoform X11; the encoded protein is MAAFLTYKGCRLSHLSHLLTYKGCRLPHLSHLLTYKGCRLSHLSHLLTYKRCRLSHLSHLLTYKRCRLPHLSHLLTYKGCRLSHLSHLLTYKGCRLPHLSHLLTYKGCRLSHSPHLLTYKGCRLSHLSHLLTYKGCRLPHLSHLLTYKGCRLSHLSHLLTYKRCRLPHLSHLLTYKGCRLSHLSHLLTYKGCRLPHLSHLLTYKGCRLPHLSHLLTYKGCRLSHLSHLLTYKGCRLSHLSHLLTYKRCRLSHLSHLLTYKGCRLSHLSHFLTYKRCRLPHLSHLLTYVIGVGNLIYHYKKIKNKLRWDIS
- the LOC126997313 gene encoding uncharacterized protein LOC126997313 isoform X19; translation: MAAFLTYKGCRLSHLSHLLTYKGCRLPHLSHLLTYKGCRLSHLSHLLTYKRCRLSHLSHLLTYKRCRLPHLSHLLTYKGCRLSHLSHLLTYKGCRLPHLSHLLTYKGCRLSHSPHLLTYKGCRLPHLSHLLTYKGCRLPHLSHLLTYKGCRLSHLSHLLTYKGCRLPHLSHLLTYKGCRLPHLSHLLTYKGCRLSHLSHLLTYKGCRLSHLSHLLTYKRCRLPHLSHLLTYKGCRLSHLSHLLTYKGCRLSHLSHLLTYKGCRLSHLSHFLTYKRCRLPHLSHLLTYVIGVGNLIYHYKKIKNKLRWDIS
- the LOC126997313 gene encoding uncharacterized protein LOC126997313 isoform X4, producing the protein MAAFLTYKGCRLSHLSHLLTYKGCRLPHLSHLLTYKGCRLSHLSHLLTYKRCRLSHLSHLLTYKRCRLPHLSHLLTYKGCRLSHLSHLLTYKGCRLPHLSHLLTYKGCRLSHSPHLLTYKGCRLSHLSHLLTYKGCRLPHLSHLLTYKGCRLPHLSHLLTYKGCRLSHLSHLLTYKGCRLPHLSHLLTYKGCRLPHLSHLLTYKGCRLSHLSHLLTYKGCRLSHLSHLLTYKRCRLPHLSHLLTYKGCRLSHLSHLLTYKGCRLSHLSHLLTYKGCRLSHLSHFLTYKRCRLPHLSHLLTYVIGVGNLIYHYKKIKNKLRWDIS
- the LOC126997313 gene encoding uncharacterized protein LOC126997313 isoform X16 encodes the protein MAAFLTYKGCRLSHLSHLLTYKGCRLPHLSHLLTYKGCRLSHLSHLLTYKRCRLSHLSHLLTYKRCRLPHLSHLLTYKGCRLSHLSHLLTYKGCRLPHLSHLLTYKGCRLSHLSHLLTYKGCRLPHLSHLLTYKGCRLPHLSHLLTYKGCRLSHLSHLLTYKGCRLPHLSHLLTYKGCRLPHLSHLLTYKGCRLSHLSHLLTYKGCRLSHLSHLLTYKRCRLPHLSHLLTYKGCRLSHLSHLLTYKGCRLSHLSHLLTYKGCRLSHLSHFLTYKRCRLPHLSHLLTYVIGVGNLIYHYKKIKNKLRWDIS
- the LOC126997313 gene encoding uncharacterized protein LOC126997313 isoform X9, producing MAAFLTYKGCRLSHLSHLLTYKGCRLPHLSHLLTYKGCRLSHLSHLLTYKRCRLSHLSHLLTYKRCRLPHLSHLLTYKGCRLSHLSHLLTYKGCRLPHLSHLLTYKGCRLSHSPHLLTYKGCRLSHLSHLLTYKGCRLPHLSHLLTYKGCRLSHLSHLLTYKRCRLPHLSHLLTYKGCRLPHLSHLLTYKGCRLPHLSHLLTYKGCRLSHLSHLLTYKGCRLSHLSHLLTYKRCRLPHLSHLLTYKGCRLSHLSHLLTYKGCRLSHLSHLLTYKGCRLSHLSHFLTYKRCRLPHLSHLLTYVIGVGNLIYHYKKIKNKLRWDIS